One stretch of Rhipicephalus sanguineus isolate Rsan-2018 chromosome 10, BIME_Rsan_1.4, whole genome shotgun sequence DNA includes these proteins:
- the LOC119407199 gene encoding uncharacterized protein LOC119407199, translating to MMAGKPNALTDSDSVEAALRNLKGRVSVVKEGYGFIEIEHPVRAAVFAHRSSVVNPRMNDSKNFGLKEGDNVVLDIERSPAKFKARFQAVRVRLLESEVNITRPCYPSVAAPSRERGEKQISNQVGTIDSVHQNGGTLTFGQDNKERAIFERQCIPDTLVRPTEKVSAIFSVGKKVCFDARLVTDVATGVAQWQATLVTTVMRENYSQVFDIDLVAPTSERYGYKSDFGTKPLAPILVPFTADPRTPFPKSPWNPATSAFHAYPRRLLSAESYTSARESPLSGVNGTDRGNSGLFNTHVAPTPSKTVVTQSSAAVAESHNVKDKPAFVPLGCDTQWAHHDGCSSVEPNIAAPATGHPVLAGYDRPPKAKTPESTCPERAPFTITSRGIGPAASTAEKQPAPQASDKPSMNAVDQRQLATAAPIKRNTGYHYEAVPQKQLHVDSTRVNYNSRGNPSEPFSASPAPRPPSPQCLVSAHNDVKGVVAQVHERSAIVSVEQGGLTNYTEVRAFSFYKDGTLVSGDLRSVLRVGDEVMMDFMLGNMGYNLMTHCNMAWQGEKPQGVECVSREAFQSTLEALKTALEVPSPAANVQRQVPEVVLFITAS from the exons ATGATGGCAGGAAAGCCCAATGCGCTCACGGATTCTGACAGTGTCGAGGCAGCCCTGCGCAACTTGAAAGGCCGTGTCTCCGTTGTAAAGGAGGGCTACGGATTCATCGAGATAGAACACCCAGTGCGGGCAGCCGTGTTCGCGCACCGGTCGTCTGTCGTGAATCCTAGAATGAATGACTCGAAAAACTTTGGTCTCAAAGAAGGGGACAATGTTGTGTTGGACATTGAAAGGAGTCCCGCGAAGTTTAAGGCTCGTTTTCAAGCAGTGAGGGTGAGGCTTTTAGAATCCGAGGTCAACATTACGAGGCCCTGTTACCCATCTGTGGCAGCACCCAGTCGGGAAAGAGGGGAGAAGCAGATCTCGAACCAGGTGGGCACGATTGACTCCGTACATCAGAATGGGGGAACCTTAACGTTCGGCCAGGACAATAAAGAACGTGCCATTTTCGAGAGACAGTGCATACCAGACACTCTCGTGAGACCGACGGAAAAAGTTTCGGCCATTTTCTCGGTGGGTAAGAAGGTGTGCTTTGATGCGCGCCTCGTGACTGACGTCGCCACAGGTGTTGCGCAGTGGCAGGCCACGCTGGTGACAACTGTGATGCGGGAAAACTACAGTCAGGTCTTCGACATTGACTTGGTGGCGCCGACAAGCGAGAGATACGGCTACAAGAGTGACTTCGGCACCAAGCCTTTGGCACCAATCCTTGTGCCATTTACGGCTGACCCTCGAACCCCTTTTCCGAAATCTCCATGGAATCCTGCTACTAGCGCGTTCCACGCATACCCGCGCCGTCTACTCTCCGCGGAGTCCTACACCTCCGCGAGGGAGAGCCCCCTTTCTGGTGTCAATGGAACTGACAGGGGCAACTCGGGCCTGTTTAACACCCACGTCGCACCTACGCCATCCAAGACTGTCGTGACGCAGAGCAGTGCTGCAGTCGCAGAAAGCCACAACGTAAAAGACAAGCCCGCTTTCGTGCCTCTGGGCTGTGACACTCAGTGGGCACACCATGATGGTTGTTCATCTGTGGAGCCCAACATCGCTGCTCCAGCGACTGGTCATCCTGTCCTTGCTGGATACGACCGGCCACC TAAAGCCAAAACTCCCGAGAGCACATGCCCGGAAAGGGCTCCCTTCACAATCACCTCTCGTGGCATCGGCCCCGCTGCCAGTACTGCCGAAAAACAGCCGGCACCACAAGCCAGCGACAAACCATCCATGAACGCTGTTGATCAGAGGCAGCTAGCCACGGCTGCTCCCATCAAACGTAACACAGGCTATCATTACG AAGCAGTTCCACAAAAACAGCTGCATGTGGATAGTACACGT GTTAACTACAACAGCAGAGGTAACCCCAGTGAGCCCTTCTCGGCGAGTCCCGCGCCACGCCCGCCGTCTCCGCAGTGCCTCGTGTCCGCACACAACGACGTCAAAGGAGTGGTTGCGCAAGTCCACGAGCGTTCCGCCATAGTCAGTGTTGAGCAGGGCGGACTCACGAATTACACGGAGGTCCGGGCATTTTCTTTCTACAAGGACGGAACGCTCGTCAGTGGTGACCTCCGAAGTGTCCTCCGCGTGGGCGACGAGGTCATGATGGACTTCATGTTGGGCAACATGGGCTACAACCTGATGACCCATTGCAACATGGCCTGGCAGGGAGAGAAGCCGCAGGGTGTGGAATGCGTCAGCCGAGAAGCGTTTCAAAGTACACTCGAGGCATTGAAGACGGCGCTGGAGGTACCTTCACCGGCTGCCAACGTGCAGAGGCAAGTGCCAGAGGTGGTCTTGTTCATTACGGCATCTTAA
- the LOC125756151 gene encoding uncharacterized protein LOC125756151: MFLFFLGAAEDEEEIAKAMAELVVRCMRHVIREEVEALRLEFLGHMDIAAGVANKRNSDHRGISSESSKAALHPRQPQIRSDESRDNAAEAGRRELLDLHEDDFHIISALISEGTQAILEELKALRLHFRCLDVGKADSRCA, from the exons atgtttctctttttcttaggAGCtgccgaagatgaagaagaaattGCC AAAGCAATGGCAGAATTGGTTGTCAGGTGCATGAGGCATGTCATCCGCGAGGAAGTTGAGGCTCTGAGGCTGGAGTTCCTTGGTCACATGGACATCGCCGCAGGAGTAGCTAATAAAAG AAATTCTGACCATCGTGGTATCTCCTCAGAAAGCTCAAAGGCAGCCCTGCACCCAAGACAGCCACAGATCCGGTCTGATGAATCCCGTGACAATGCCGCAG AAGCTGGTCGGCGAGAACTACTAGATCTTCAT GAGGATGATTTCCACATAATTTCTGCACTCATCTCTGAAGGAACCCAAGCCATTCTTGAAGAGCTAAAGGCGCTGCGGCTCCATTTTAGGTGCTTGGACGTCGGCAAGGCAGACAG CAGGTGTGCCTAA